One part of the Gossypium raimondii isolate GPD5lz chromosome 1, ASM2569854v1, whole genome shotgun sequence genome encodes these proteins:
- the LOC105778235 gene encoding phosphoenolpyruvate carboxylase, housekeeping isozyme — translation MATNNNNSKLEKLASIDAQLRALVPAKVSEDDKLVEYDALLLDRFLDILQDLHGEDLRETVQECYELSAEYEGKSTPKKLEELGNVLTSLDPGDSIVIAKAFSHMLNLANLAEEVQIAYRRRIKLKKGDFADENSATTESDIEETLKRLVVDLKKSPEEVFDALKNQTVDLVFTAHPTQSVRRSLLQKHGRIRNCLAQLYAKDITPDDKQELDEALQREIQAAFRTDEIRRTPPTPQDEMRAGMSYFHETVWKGVPKFLRRVDTALKNIGINERVPYNAPLIQFSSWMGGDRDGNPRVTPEVTRDVCLLARMMAANLYYSQIEDLMFELSMWRCSDELRVRADELHRSSRRDAKHYIEFWKKVPPNEPYRVILGDVRDKLYQTRERSRQMLSHGISDIPEEETFTNIEQFLEPLELCYRSLCSCGDRPIADGSLLDFLRQVSTFGLSLVRLDIRQESDRHTDVLDAITKHLEIGSYREWSEEQKQEWLLSELSGRRPLFGPDLPKTEEIADVLDTFSVLAELPADNFGAYIISMATAPSDVLAVELLQRECHVKQPLRVVPLFEKLADLEAAPAALARLFSIDWYRNRINGKQEVMIGYSDSGKDAGRLSAAWQLYKAQEELINVAKQFGVKLTMFHGRGGTVGRGGGPTHLAILSQPPETIHGSLRVTVQGEVIEQSFGEEHLCFRTLQRFTAATLEHGMHPPVSPKPEWRALMDEMAVVATEEYRSIVFKEPRFVEYFRLATPELEYGRMNIGSRPSKRKPSGGIESLRAIPWIFAWTQTRFHLPVWLGFGAAFKHVIQKDIKNLLMLQEMYNEWPFFRVTIDLVEMVFAKGDPGIAALYDKLLVSEELWSFGERLRTNFEETKSLLLQIAGHKDLLEGDPYLKQRLRLRDSYITTLNVCQAYTLKRIRDPNYNVKLRPHISKEIMESSKPADELVKLNPTSEYAPGLEDTLILTMKGIAAGMQNTG, via the exons ATGGCtactaataacaataatagcAAGTTAGAGAAGTTGGCTTCTATTGATGCACAGCTACGTGCTTTGGTTCCTGCTAAAGTGAGTGAAGATGATAAACTGGTGGAGTATGATGCTTTGCTTTTGGACCGGTTCCTCGATATTCTTCAAGACTTACACGGCGAGGATCTTAGGGAAACG GTTCAAGAATGTTATGAACTTTCTGCTGAGTATGAAGGGAAGAGTACCCCCAAGAAACTTGAGGAGCTGGGGAATGTTTTGACTAGTTTGGATCCAGGGGACTCCATTGTTATAGCTAAGGCTTTCTCCCACATGCTTAACTTGGCTAACTTGGCTGAGGAAGTTCAGATTGCTTACCGGCGAAGGATCAAGTTGAAGAAAGGTGATTTTGCCGATGAGAACTCTGCAACAACTGAATCGGATATCGAAGAAACTCTCAAGAGACTTGTGGTTGATCTCAAGAAGTCTCCTGAGGAAGTTTTTGATGCACTTAAGAACCAGACTGTGGATCTGGTCTTCACTGCTCATCCTACCCAATCTGTTCGTAGATCTTTACTTCAGAAGCACGGAAG GATAAGGAACTGTTTAGCTCAGTTGTATGCTAAAGATATTACTCCAGATGATAAGCAGGAGCTTGATGAAGCTCTACAGCGTGAG ATTCAAGCCGCATTTCGTACAGATGAGATTCGAAGGACTCCTCCAACTCCCCAAGATGAGATGAGGGCGGGAATGAGCTACTTCCATGAAACGGTATGGAAAGGTGTCCCCAAATTCTTGCGGAGAGTTGACACAGCTTTGAAGAATATTGGAATTAATGAACGTGTTCCCTATAATGCGCCACTTATTCAGTTTTCTTCATGGATGGGTGGTGATCGTGATG GCAATCCAAGGGTAACTCCTGAGGTCACAAGGGATGTTTGCTTGTTGGCTAGAATGATGGCTGCCAATTTGTACTATTCCCAAATCGAGGATCTGATGTTTGAG TTGTCAATGTGGCGTTGCAGTGATGAGCTTCGTGTTCGTGCAGACGAACTTCATAGATCTTCAAGGAGAGATGCTAAACACTACATAG AATTCTGGAAAAAAGTTCCTCCAAATGAACCCTACCGTGTTATTCTTGGTGATGTTAGGGACAAGCTGTATCAGACACGTGAAAGGTCTCGCCAAATGTTGTCTCATGGTATCTCTGACATTCCAGAGGAGGAAACTTTCACCAACATTGAGCAG TTTTTGGAACCGCTTGAACTATGTTATAGGTCACTTTGCTCTTGTGGTGACCGGCCAATTGCTGATGGAAGTCTTCTTGATTTCTTGAGGCAAGTGTCAACTTTTGGCCTCTCACTTGTCAGACTTGACATTCGGCAAGAGTCTGACCGCCACACCGATGTCTTAGATGCCATCACCAAGCACTTGGAAATTGGTTCCTACCGAGAGTGGTCTGAAGAACAAAAGCAGGAATGGCTATTGTCTGAACTAAGTGGAAGACGTCCATTGTTTGGTCCTGATCTTCCTAAAACAGAAGAAATTGCTGATGTTTTGGATACCTTCAGTGTCCTAGCAGAGCTCCCGGCAGACAACTTTGGAGCATACATCATTTCAATGGCAACTGCTCCTTCTGATGTTCTTGCTGTTGAGCTCCTACAGCGTGAATGCCATGTGAAGCAACCATTAAGAGTTGTTCCACTGTTTGAGAAGCTTGCAGATCTGGAGGCTGCACCTGCTGCTTTGGCTCGGCTCTTCTCTATAGATTGGTACAGAAATCGGATCAATGGCAAGCAGGAAGTCATGATTGGTTATTCTGATTCGGGTAAAGATGCTGGCCGTCTCTCTGCTGCCTGGCAGTTATACAAAGCTCAAGAGGAGCTTATCAATGTTGCTAAGCAATTTGGTGTGAAGCTAACGATGTTCCATGGTCGTGGTGGAACTGTTGGAAGAGGTGGTGGTCCCACCCACCTTGCTATATTATCTCAACCACCAGAAACAATTCACGGCTCACTTCGGGTTACAGTTCAAGGTGAAGTTATTGAGCAATCGTTCGGAGAGGAACACTTGTGCTTTAGAACACTCCAGCGTTTTACTGCTGCCACACTTGAGCATGGCATGCACCCACCAGTTTCACCAAAACCAGAATGGCGTGCACTGATGGATGAAATGGCTGTCGTTGCTACTGAGGAGTACCGTTCCATTGTCTTCAAAGAACCTCGATTTGTTGAATATTTCCGCCTT GCTACACCAGAGTTGGAGTATGGTAGAATGAATATTGGAAGCCGACCATCAAAGCGGAAGCCAAGTGGGGGTATCGAATCTCTTCGTGCAATCCCATGGATCTTTGCGTGGACGCAGACGAGATTCCATCTCCCTGTTTGGCTCGGATTTGGAGCTGCATTTAAACATGTCATTCAGAAGGACATTAAGAATCTCCTTATGCTGCAGGAGATGTACAATGAATGGCCTTTCTTCAGAGTGACAATTGATTTGGTTGAAATGGTCTTTGCAAAAGGAGATCCTGGGATTGCAGCCTTATACGATAAGCTTCTTGTTTCTGAGGAACTCTGGTCTTTTGGAGAGCGGTTGAGAACCAACTTTGAAGAAACTAAAAGCCTTCTCCTCCAG ATTGCTGGGCACAAGGATCTTCTCGAAGGGGATCCCTACCTGAAGCAAAGACTCCGGCTACGTGATTCATACATCACCACTCTAAATGTCTGCCAGGCCTACACACTCAAACGTATCCGTGACCCAAATTACAATGTGAAGTTGCGGCCACATATCTCTAAAGAGATCATGGAATCAAGCAAACCTGCTGATGAACTTGTGAAACTGAACCCAACAAGCGAGTATGCCCCTGGTTTGGAGGACACCCTCATCTTGACCATGAAGGGTATTGCTGCCGGCATGCAAAACACCGGTTAA
- the LOC105778244 gene encoding anther-specific protein LAT52 has product MEKTSILALVISLVICLISSLLGFSHAKHGLLVVIGKVYCDTCRVEFETKLSQPINAKVHLECKNRTDERIVYSKDAVSDKLGMYSIPVEGDHEDELCEVRLIESPRNNCNEMMESWRKARVVLTRRDGVTDLTRQTNNLGFKIKPEDVDTKACVKVLEEMGFVVDGKTRMVEIPS; this is encoded by the exons atggaaaaaacaTCAATCCTGGCCCTTGTAATTTCATTGGTAATATGCCTAATTTCGTCCCTCCTTGGCTTTTCCCATGCCAAGCATGGCTTGTTAGTTGTAATAGGCAAAGTTTATTGTGACACTTGCCGAGTTGaatttgaaaccaaacttagcCAACCTATTAATG CAAAAGTGCATTTGGAATGTAAGAATCGAACCGACGAACGAATAGTATATAGCAAAGACGCGGTTTCAGACAAATTGGGAATGTATAGCATCCCGGTGGAAGGTGATCACGAGGACGAACTGTGCGAAGTGCGCTTGATAGAGAGCCCGAGGAACAATTGCAACGAGATGATGGAATCGTGGAGGAAAGCCAGAGTGGTGCTGACGAGAAGAGATGGGGTGACCGATCTAACTCGACAGACCAACAATTTAGGGTTCAAGATAAAACCGGAGGATGTTGATACTAAGGCATGTGTCAAAGTGCTTGAAGAAATGGGCTTCGTTGTTGATGGTAAGACGCGAATGGTTGAAATTCCGTCGTAA
- the LOC105787174 gene encoding protein STRICTOSIDINE SYNTHASE-LIKE 10, with protein sequence MLYLALCVNQSHQRILSQKHDAKKIDEQFLHQKQNVIVSKDYELINLVKVTGPESIAFDCKGEGPYVGVSDGRILKWHGPKLGWKEFAIPSSIRRRELCDGSTNPNLEPICGRPLGLKFNPVTCDLYIGDAYFGLLMIGPNGGIAQTLVSSVKRIPFKFINGLDIDSSTGVIYFTDSSTTFQRRYADFLSKSTDNSGRLLKYDLHTKNTSVIYTGLMFPNGVALNKNHSFLLVAETTRRRILKFYLGANNLEPEVFAKLPRVPDNIKMNDKGEFWVALNAGRLGKIDDDVPDPIGIKYDQEGRILKQLDGNNEDVFSSIRG encoded by the exons ATGCTTTACCTTGCATTATGTGTGAATCAATCTCACCAGCGGATTCTTTCTCAAAAGCATGATgctaaaaaaattgatgaacaATTTCTTCATCAAAAGCAGAATGTTATCGTCTCAAAAgattatgaattaattaatcttGTTAAAGTTACAGGTCCTGAAAGTATCGCGTTTGACTGTAAAGGCGAAGGGCCATACGTTGGAGTATCTGATGGTCGGATACTTAAATGGCATGGACCAAAACTTGGCTGGAAAGAGTTTGCTATTCCTTCATCAATTAG GAGAAGAGAGTTGTGCGATGGGTCTACAAATCCTAATCTTGAACCAATATGTGGAAGGCCACTGGGCTTAAAATTTAACCCAGTAACTTGTGATCTCTATATCGGTGATGCTTATTTTGGTCTTCTCATGATTGGACCTAATGGTGGCATAGCACAAACTCTTGTTAGCTCAGTTAAAAGAATCCCGTTTAAGTTTATAAATGGGTTAGATATTGATAGTAGTACAGgagttatttattttacagaTAGTAGTACTACTTTTCAGAGAAG GTATGCGGattttttgtccaaatcaaCTGATAATAGCGGAAGGTTATTAAAATATGATCTACATACAAAAAATACATCTGTTATCTATACAGGTTTGATGTTTCCAAATGGAGTAGCTTTGAACAAaaatcattcttttcttttggtgGCGGAAACAACACGAAGAAGAATATTGAAGTTCTATCTTGGAGCAAATAATTTAGAGCCCGAAGTGTTTGCTAAGTTACCTAGAGTTCCTGATAATATTAAGATGAATGATAAAGGAGAGTTCTGGGTAGCTTTAAACGCAGGAAGGCTTGGAAAGATCGATGATGATGTTCCGGATCCCATAGGAATTAAATACGATCAAGAAGgaagaattttaaaacaacTGGACGGAAATAATGAAGATGTATTTAGTTCTATTAGAGGTTAA
- the LOC105778261 gene encoding ubiquitin-conjugating enzyme E2 35 isoform X2, with translation MANTNLPRRIIKETQRLLSEPAPGISASPSEDNMRYFNVMILGPTQSPYEGGVFKLELFLPEEYPMAAPKVRFLTKIYHPNIDKLGRICLDILKDKWSPALQIRTVLLSIQALLSAPNPDDPLSENIAKHWKTNEAEAVETVSLTICS, from the exons ATGGCCAACACTAATCTCCCTCGAAGAATCATTAAG GAAACTCAGCGTCTCCTCAGTGAACCAG CGCCTGGAATTAGTGCCTCACCATCAGAGGATAATATGCGATATTTCAATGTGATGATCCTTGGTCCAACACAATCTCCATATGAAG GAGGGGTTTTCAAGTTGGAACTATTTTTGCCTGAAGAATATCCCATGGCTGCTCCTAAG GTTCGATTTCTTACAAAGATATACCATCCTAACATCGATAAG CTTGGAAGAATATGCCTTGATATTCTCAAAGACAAATGGAGTCCAGCTCTCCAGATTCGAACTGTACTTTTGAG CATTCAAGCACTCCTGAGTGCTCCTAATCCTGATGATCCACTCTCGGAGAACATTGCTAAGCACTGGAAAACAAATGAGGCTGAAGCCGTGGAGACAG TTTCCTTGACTATTTGCAGCTAA
- the LOC105778261 gene encoding ubiquitin-conjugating enzyme E2 36 isoform X1 has translation MANTNLPRRIIKETQRLLSEPAPGISASPSEDNMRYFNVMILGPTQSPYEGGVFKLELFLPEEYPMAAPKVRFLTKIYHPNIDKLGRICLDILKDKWSPALQIRTVLLSIQALLSAPNPDDPLSENIAKHWKTNEAEAVETAKEWTRLYATGA, from the exons ATGGCCAACACTAATCTCCCTCGAAGAATCATTAAG GAAACTCAGCGTCTCCTCAGTGAACCAG CGCCTGGAATTAGTGCCTCACCATCAGAGGATAATATGCGATATTTCAATGTGATGATCCTTGGTCCAACACAATCTCCATATGAAG GAGGGGTTTTCAAGTTGGAACTATTTTTGCCTGAAGAATATCCCATGGCTGCTCCTAAG GTTCGATTTCTTACAAAGATATACCATCCTAACATCGATAAG CTTGGAAGAATATGCCTTGATATTCTCAAAGACAAATGGAGTCCAGCTCTCCAGATTCGAACTGTACTTTTGAG CATTCAAGCACTCCTGAGTGCTCCTAATCCTGATGATCCACTCTCGGAGAACATTGCTAAGCACTGGAAAACAAATGAGGCTGAAGCCGTGGAGACAG CTAAGGAATGGACCCGTTTATATGCGACCGGTGCGTAA
- the LOC105778251 gene encoding TPR repeat-containing thioredoxin TTL1, producing the protein MSHLGKPETELGRDYDKLADQLRDSLSYDDNKPDFRELDLGSPVSPLRTGQQGLTMTTTTTTTTTTSSSSSSSRSVSGRNSSSATARRSESGRNNHSGELSGSSETSPTASTGNMKPAQTRSKPNTATTHPLIYSGQSTANSPAVNVLPTGNICPSGRIIKTGMAVNRSSRTDVLGSGSGNYGHGSIMRAGGVGTGPVTPSRGTAFEPSHTLGNRGNASDVMRKAMGNLEPEELKKVGNEMYKKGHFVEALSLYDKAIALSPANAAYRSNRAAALTALGRVGEAVKECEEAVRLDPNYGRAHQRLASLLLRVGHVENARKHILFPGQPQDQMESQKLQAVERHLNKCTDARRIRDWRSALREADAGIAAGADFSPQLFMCRVEALLKLHQLDDAESSLSVVPKLESCSNSLQTKYFGMLAEGYIFFVQAQMEMALGRFENAVTAAEKAGQVDPRNVEVAVLLNNVRLVARARARGNDLFKSERFTEACSAYGDGLRLDPSNSILYCNRAACWFKLGRWERSIEDCDQALSIQPNYIKALLRRAACNSKLERWAEAVRDYEVLRRELPNDNEVAESLFHAQVALKKSRGEEVYNMKFGGEVEEVCSLEQFRAAISLPGISVVHFKMASNLQCKQISPFVDALCGRYPSINFLKVDINESPVIANTENVRIVPTFKIYKNGSRVKEMVCPSREMLEHSVRHYSF; encoded by the exons ATGTCGCATCTTGGAAAGCCGGAAACGGAGTTGGGTCGGGATTATGATAAACTCGCCGATCAACTTCGTGACTCGTTGAGTTACGATGATAATAAGCCCGATTTCCGTGAACTCGATCTGGGTTCACCCGTGTCTCCGCTCCGAACAGGGCAACAGGGTCTGACGATGACTACGACCACTACTACTACGACTACGACGAGTTCGAGCTCCAGTTCGTCCAGATCCGTTTCGGGTCGGAACTCGTCTAGCGCGACCGCTAGGAGATCTGAATCGGGTCGGAATAACCACTCTGGTGAACTATCCGGTTCAAGCGAAACGAGCCCAACAGCTTCGACGGGGAATATGAAACCGGCTCAGACCAGATCCAAACCCAACACTGCCACGACCCACCCGTTGATCTATTCGGGTCAAAGCACTGCCAACTCGCCGGCAGTCAATGTTCTCCCGACCGGAAACATATGCCCTTCTGGGAGAATCATAAAAACCGGCATGGCAGTGAACCGAAGCTCCAGAACCGACGTTTTAGGCTCTGGGTCGGGTAATTATGGCCACGGCAGCATAATGCGGGCCGGGGGAGTGGGAACTGGACCCGTTACGCCTTCCAGAGGCACCGCCTTTGAACCCAGTCACACCCTGGGAAACCGGGGGAATGCAAGTGATGTAATGAGGAAGGCAATGGGGAACTTGGAACCTGAGGAACTCAAGAAAGTTGGGAATGAGATGTACAAAAAGGGACATTTTGTAGAGGCTTTGAGTTTGTATGATAAGGCTATAGCTTTGTCACCGGCGAACGCAGCTTACCGGAGTAACCGAGCGGCTGCATTGACGGCTTTAGGGAGAGTAGGTGAGGCAGTCAAGGAATGTGAAGAAGCGGTTAGATTGGATCCTAATTATGGGAGGGCTCATCAGAGATTGGCTTCATTATTGTTAAG GGTAGGGCATGTTGAGAATGCTAGGAAGCACATATTGTTTCCCGGGCAACCACAAGATCAAATGGAGTCGCAGAAGTTGCAGGCAGTGGAAAGGCATCTTAACAAGTGCACAGATGCCCGGAGAATTAGGGACTGGAGAAGTGCATTAAGGGAAGCTGATGCTGGTATTGCCGCCGGTGCTGACTTTTCTCCTCAG CTTTTTATGTGTAGAGTGGAAGCCCTTTTGAAACTACATCAACTTGATGATGCTGAATCAAGCCTTTCAGTTGTTCCTAAATTAGAATCATGCAGTAACTCCTTGCAAACTAAATACTTTGGCATGCTTGCTGAAGGTTATATCTTTTTTGTTCAAGCACAAATGGAGATGGCACTTGGAAG GTTTGAGAATGCAGTTACAGCTGCTGAGAAGGCTGGGCAGGTTGATCCCCGAAATGTTGAAGTTGCTGTACTGCTTAACAATGTGAGGTTGGTTGCAAGAGCACGAGCACGTGGGAATGATCTCTTCAAATCTGAAAGGTTCACTGAGGCATGCTCAGCATATGGGGACGGCCTCAGGCTTGATCCTTCGAATTCTATCCTTTATTGTAACAGAGCAGCATGTTGGTTTAAGCTTGGGCGGTGGGAGCGTTCTATTGAAGATTGTGACCAAGCTTTAAGTATCCAACCAAACTACATAAAAGCCCTTCTTAGAAGGGCAGCATGTAATAGCAAG CTAGAGCGATGGGCTGAAGCTGTCCGAGATTATGAAGTTTTGAGAAGGGAACTTCCTAATGACAATGAAGTTGCTGAATCGCTTTTTCATGCACAAGTTGCATTGAAGAAATCTCGCGGTGAAGAGGTTTATAATATGAAGTTCGGTGGCGAAGTAGAAGAAGTATGCAGTCTTGAGCAGTTCAGAGCTGCAATATCTCTGCCAG GCATCTCTGTAGTCCATTTCAAGATGGCTTCCAACCTGCAATGCAAACAGATATCTCCATTTGTGGATGCTCTATGTGGTCGTTATCCCTCCATAAATTTTCTTAAG GTGGACATCAATGAGAGTCCAGTGATTGCGAACACCGAGAATGTGAGGATTGTACCAACATTCAAGATATACAAAAACGGTAGCCGGGTGAAGGAAATGGTGTGCCCGAGTCGGGAAATGCTGGAACACTCGGTGAGGCATTACAGCTTTTAG